One Brassica napus cultivar Da-Ae chromosome C2, Da-Ae, whole genome shotgun sequence DNA window includes the following coding sequences:
- the LOC106426578 gene encoding V-type proton ATPase subunit F-like isoform X1 yields the protein MAGRASIPARNSALIAMIADEDTVVGFLMAGVGNVDIRRKTNYRIVDSKTTVRQIEDAFKEFSSRDDIAIILISQYVANMIRFLVDSYNKPVPAILEIPSKDHPYDPAHDSVLSRVKYLFSAESVSQR from the exons ATGGCTGGGAGAGCTTCGATCCCTGCTCGCAACTCTGCCCTCATTGCAATGATCGCCGATGag GATACCGTAGTTGGATTCTTGATGGCTGGAGTTGGTAATGTTGACATCAGGAGGAAGACTAATTACCGCATCGTTGATTCCA aGACAACCGTGAGACAAATTGAGGATGCTTTCAAGGAATTCTCATCTAGAGATGATATTGCTATCATCCTCATCAGCCAATAT GTTGCTAATATGATCAGATTCTTGGTGGATAGCTATAACAAGCCAGTTCCTGCAATCCTAGAGATCCCTTCCAAGGACCATCCCTATGATCCTGCTCATGACTCTGTTCTCTCCCGTGTCAAGTACCTCTTCTCTGCTGAATCTGTGTCACAGCGTTAA
- the LOC125582341 gene encoding putative nuclease HARBI1 has protein sequence MLATRYGLQETHNVYIEEAVAMFLEVVGQDKTVRVIAQRYQRSLDTVKRKLGEVLSALLKFAADALKPEDGEFTRVCPALRSDDRYWPFFKDCIGALDGTHISVCPPKRNAEAYRSRKQEPTMNVLAICNFDMKFIYAYVGIPGRAHDTKVLTYCARNEPFFPHPPNGKYYLVDAGYPTRTGYLGPYRRVRYHLDQFNRGGPPTNTREVFNRRHSSMRSVIERTFGVWKAKWRILDRRHPK, from the exons ATGTTAGCGACGAGATATGGGTTACAAGAGACGCACAATGTCTATATTGAAGAAGCGGTTGCCATGTTCCTCGAAGTGGTGGGTCAAGATAAGACAGTACGGGTTATTGCACAAAGATATCAGCGTTCGTTGGATACAGTCAAAAGGAAACTTGGTGAAGTTTTGAGTGCTCTCTTGAAATTTGCTGCAGATGCACTAAAACCAGAAGATGGTGAGTTCACAAGAGTATGCCCTGCTTTGAGAAGTGATGATCGCTACTGGCCATTTTTTAAAGATTGTATTGGAGCATTGGATGGAACTCATATCTCAGTTTGCCCTCCGAAGCGAAATGCCGAAGCATACAGGAGTAGAAAACAGGAGCCGACCATGAATGTCCTTGCTATATGTAACTTTGATATGAAGTTCATATATGCTTATGTGGGTATCCCGGGTAGAGCACATGACACAAAGGTATTGACTTATTGTGCGAGGAATGAGCCATTTTTTCCACATCCGCCAAATGGAAAGTATTATTTGGTTGATGCTGGATATCCCACAAGAACAGGGTATCTTGGTCCGTATCGTAGAGTTCGGTATCATCTCGATCAGTTCAACAGAGGAGGACCGCCAACGAACACTCGAGAGGTGTTCAACCGGAGACATTCAAGCATGCGATCTGTGATTGAGAGGACATTTGGAGTGTGGAAAGCAAAATGGAGAATTCTTGACCGTAGGCATCCAAA GTGA
- the LOC106426536 gene encoding uncharacterized protein LOC106426536: protein MVSDDFGIDLTLVNLELSYLPSELINTLESPPVIMSNDRQVKNFLTYVRTKPSTRLCMCLQSKDENLNREARVNLNNQASGAAIMEGHTNENSDVNSGETNFDEQDIEWDESDDEKMCDIKGSKGHNVRFALLDIVKKGQHFSSKMLLKATFEICAMKHNFDYKVVRSDTKIWYIRCADEDCSWRVRAEGLKDSSYFIIRKHVAEHSCAPSARNKSARTASEKTIGNLIMHKYDGVKAGPKCNDIIELMRGEHGIEVSKSLAWDAREYAINTMRGIPETSYAKIPKYLYMMKEANPGSHTSYETDKDGRFRFLFISFGQCVRGFYRAIRKVIVLDGTFLKSKFKGVLLVATALDGNSNVYPLAFGVVDSENDFSWN, encoded by the coding sequence ATGGTTTCTGATGACTTTGGAATCGATCTAACCCTGGTCAATCTCGAGTTAAGCTACTTACCTTCTGAGTTGATTAATACTCTTGAGTCTCCTCCGGTTATCATGAGCAACGACCGGCAAGTTAAAAATTTTCTAACCTATGTGAGGACCAAACCTTCCACGCGCTTGTGTATGTGTCTTCAGTCAAAGGATGAGAATCTCAATAGGGAGGCACGTGTAAACTTGAATAACCAAGCATCTGGTGCGGCCATAATGGAGGGACATACGAATGAAAATTCAGATGTGAATTCTGGTGAAACCAATTTCGACGAACAAGACATTGAGTGGGATGAAAGTGATGATGAAAAGATGTGTGACATAAAGGGAAGCAAGGGACATAATGTACGATTTGCTTTGTTGGATATTGTGAAGAAGGGTCAACATTTTAGCAGTAAAATGTTACTAAAGGCGACATTCGAAATCTGTGCAATGAAACATAATTTCGACTATAAAGTCGTCAGATCGGATACCAAAATTTGGTATATTCGGTGTGCAGATGAAGATTGCAGCTGGCGAGTTCGTGCAGAAGGGTTAAAAGATTCTTCATATTTCATTATCAGAAAGCATGTTGCTGAACATTCATGTGCTCCATCAGCAAGGAACAAATCTGCAAGGACAGCTTCAGAAAAAACAATTGGTAATCTGATTATGCATAAGTACGATGGTGTGAAGGCGGGGCCAAAATGTAATGATATCATTGAGCTTATGCGTGGTGAGCATGGGATCGAGGTGTCCAAGTCTTTAGCGTGGGATGCGCGTGAGTATGCTATCAACACAATGAGAGGCATTCCAGAAACAAGTTATGCGAAGATTCCCAAATACTTGTACATGATGAAGGAAGCTAATCCTGGGTCACATACATCTTACGAAACTGACAAGGATGGGAGATTCCGATTCCTTTTCATCTCATTTGGGCAGTGTGTCCGAGGTTTTTACAGAGCCATTCGAAAAGTTATTGTTCTCGATGGGACGTTTTTGAAGAGCAAATTCAAAGGTGTTTTACTAGTTGCTACTGCTTTGGATGGAAACTCAAATGTATATCCACTTGCATTTGGAGTTGTTGACTCAGAGAATGACTTCTCGTGGAACTAG
- the LOC106426578 gene encoding V-type proton ATPase subunit F-like isoform X2: MAGRASIPARNSALIAMIADEDTVVGFLMAGVGNVDIRRKTNYRIVDSKTTVRQIEDAFKEFSSRDDIAIILISQYGSFFCGLVPSN; encoded by the exons ATGGCTGGGAGAGCTTCGATCCCTGCTCGCAACTCTGCCCTCATTGCAATGATCGCCGATGag GATACCGTAGTTGGATTCTTGATGGCTGGAGTTGGTAATGTTGACATCAGGAGGAAGACTAATTACCGCATCGTTGATTCCA aGACAACCGTGAGACAAATTGAGGATGCTTTCAAGGAATTCTCATCTAGAGATGATATTGCTATCATCCTCATCAGCCAATAT GGTAGCTTTTTTTGCGGTCTTGTTCCCAGCAATTAA
- the LOC106426577 gene encoding MLO-like protein 1: protein MHHTSRKETTRLFLCPLILSCQIEEKQSEKMGGHGEGVSLEFTPTWVVAGVCTIIVAISLAVERLLHHFGTVLKKKKQKPLFEALQKVKEELMLLGFISLFLTVTQGLISKICVREEVLMHMLPCSKQEAELSKHKNVTTTTTEHFQSLIPIVGTTRRLLAEHAAAEAGYCSLKDKTPLLSLEALHHLHIFIFVLAISHVTFCALTVVFGSTRIYQWKKWEDALADESFDPEAALVKKSVTHVHQHAFIKEHFLGIGKDSVFLGWTQSFFKQFYGSVTKADYVTLRLGFIMTHCKGNPKLNFHKYMMRALEDDFKHVVGISWYLWIFVVIFLLLNVNGWHTYFWIAFIPFILLLAVGTKLEHVISQLAHEVAEKHVAIEGELVVKPSDEHFWFSKPEFVLFLIHFILFQNAFEIAFFFWIWVTYGFDSCIMGQVRYIVPRLVIGVFIQVLCSYSTLPLYAIVSQMGSNYKKAIFEENVQVGLVGWAQKVKNKRASNGNEGSSNAGTTPSPPGAGAGFAGIQLSRLTRNNAGETTQNEITPAHVNNH from the exons ATGCATCACACCTCTCGTAAAGAGACAACAAGACTGTTCCTTTGTCCCTTGATTCTTTCTTGTCAGATCGAAGAGAAACAATCTGAGAAAATGGGTGGTCATGGAGAAGGAGTGTCTCTTGAATTCACTCCGACGTGGGTCGTCGCCGGAGTTTGCACCATCATCGTCGCGATTTCTCTCGCCGTGGAGCGTTTGCTTCACCATTTCGGCACTGttctcaagaagaagaagcagaaacCTCTCTTCGAAGCTCTTCAAAAGGTTAAAGAag AGTTGATGCTGTTAGGGTTCATATCATTGTTTCTGACCGTAACGCAAGGACTAATCTCCAAGATCTGTGTGAGAGAGGAAGTGCTAATGCATATGCTTCCATGTTCAAAACAAGAAGCTGAGTTAAGTAAACACAAAAACGTGACGACTACAACAACAGAGCATTTTCAGTCTTTGATCCCTATTGTTGGGACCACTAGGCGTCTACTAGCTGAACATGCTGCGGCTGAAGCTGGTTACTGTAGCCTTAAG gatAAAACACCGTTGCTTTCTCTTGAGGCGTTGCACCATCTACACATCTTCATCTTTGTACTCGCCATTTCCCATGTGACATTTTGTGCTCTTACCGTGGTTTTTGGAAGCACCAGG ATCTACCAATGGAAGAAGTGGGAGGATGCGCTTGCAGACGAGAGTTTTGACCCTGAAGCAG CACTTGTGAAAAAAAGTGTCACTCATGTACACCAACATGCTTTTATTAAAGAGCATTTTCTCGGCATTGGTAAAGATTCAGTCTTCCTTGGATGGACG CAATCATTCTTCAAGCAATTCTATGGATCTGTGACAAAAGCTGATTACGTGACTCTGCGCCTTGGTTTCATTATG ACGCATTGTAAAGGAAACCCAAAGCTTAACTTCCACAAGTACATGATGAGAGCTCTTGAGGATGATTTCAAACATGTTGTTGGTATCAGCTGGTATCTTTGGATCTTCGTCGTCATCTTCTTGCTTCTTAATGTTAATG GATGGCACACATATTTCTGGATAGCATTCATTCCCTTCATT CTACTTCTTGCTGTGGGAACAAAGTTGGAGCATGTGATATCACAGTTAGCTCATGAGGTTGCAGAGAAACATGTAGCAATTGAAGGAGAGTTAGTGGTGAAACCATCAGATGAGCATTTCTGGTTCAGCAAACCTGAGTTTGTTCTCTTCTTGATTCATTTCATCCTCTTCCAGAATGCTTTCGAGATTGCCTTCTTCTTTTGGATTTGG GTTACGTACGGCTTTGATTCATGCATTATGGGACAAGTGAGATACATTGTTCCAAGATTGGTGATTGG AGTCTTCATTCAAGTGCTTTGCAGTTACAGTACACTGCCTCTTTACGCCATTGTCTCTCAG ATGGGAAGTAACTACAAGAAAGCGATATTTGAGGAGAATGTGCAGGTTGGTCTTGTTGGTTGGGCACAGAaagtgaagaacaagagagcCAGTAATGGGAACGAAGGTAGCTCTAATGCTGGTACAACCCCTAGTCCTCCTGGTGCTGGTGCAGGTTTTGCAGGAATTCAGCTCAGCAGATTAACAAGAAACAACGCAGGGGAGACGACACAAAATGAGATTACACCTGCTCATGTCAACAACCATTGA
- the LOC106426537 gene encoding uncharacterized protein LOC106426537, whose translation MDFDKLRKYPWGLHAYDLLLDSIKKARFKLKKNSYILDGFSYALQIWLMEAIPDIGTLLGQKYKEGITSVRCQNWYGNGKVSYHDITALETALGKKAVVFPFICDTGNNDVVASVTFKRDDEKKDERVDKIISLINAKFDWSKFVWQVEEDMRSQDQLHEKVDVAVEASQDQIDGTDEVAVEGELEVSEKEEHVEPVAKRRVTRKAKDPGCESRKRQLLCQRAAEQNTGLDDQTKIFVTGLFNTSFNSMKEEVKKHMDHRYDKLDSEIAQLKQTVAAAIVSRKDVHASERPQPLPMPSPRPKRKDEKLDDVEMFDFHGNLHNVSVSQSSNIDLEMGTQDYLWKTMGNLTQDSYVKGFDPSQKAKVDDPMEWLTLLTSLKPKETPLTSFKPKETSLPFLRDRDLPDDRVKDKDYSLVFVPEESWAKLV comes from the exons ATGGATTTTGATAAACTGAGGAAGTATCCGTGGGGTCTTCATGCTTACGATCTGCTTCTGGATTCCATAAAGAAAGCAAGGTTCAAGTTGAAAAAGAACAGTTATATATTAGATGGATTCTCCTATGCCCTACAGATTTGGCTTATGGAGGCGATTCCAGACATTGGGACTTTGCTGGGTCAAAAGTACAAGGAAGGCATAACCAGTGTGAGATGTCAGAACTGGTATGGAAATGGAAAGGTTTCTTATCATGATATCACTGCTCTAGAGACTGCACTTGGAAAG AAAGCGGTTGTGTTTCCATTCATATGTGATACCGGAAACAATGATGTCGTTGCTAGTGTGACATTCAAAAGGGATgatgagaagaaagatgaaCGAGTTGACAAAATTATTTCCTTGATCAATGCAAAATTTGATTGGAGCAAATTCGTTTGGCAAGTTGAGGAAGATATGCGGAGTCAAGATCAGCTACATGAGAAGGTTGATGTTGCTGTGGAAGCTAGTCAAGATCAGATAGATGGGACAGATGAGGTTGCCGTGGAAGGTGAACTAGAAGTATCTGAAAAAGAAGAACATGTTGAGCCTGTAGCTAAAAGAAGGGTCACGAGGAAGGCAAAGGATCCCGGTTGTGAGTCTAGGAAGAGACAACTACTTTGCCAACGTGCGGCAGAACAGAACACTGGTCTCGATGATCAAACGAAGATTTTTGTTACGGGATTGTTCAACACCTCCTTCAACTCAATGAAGGAAGAGGTTAAGAAGCATATGGATCATCGCTATGACAAGCTTGACAGTGAGATTGCACAGCTCAAGCAAACAGTGGCAGCAGCTATAGTTTCAAGAAAAGATGTCCATGCATCCGAGAGGCCCCAACCTTTGCCAATGCCTAGCCCTCGTCCTAAAAGAAAG GATGAAAAATTAGACGATGTAGAAATGTTTGATTTTCATGGGAATTTGCATAATGTATCTGTCTCCCAATCGTCTAACATTGATCTAGAGATGGGTACACAAGATTATTTATGGAAGACAATGGGAAATCTTACACAAGATTCATATGTGAAAGGATTCGATCCATCCCAAAAAGCAAAGGTTGATGACCCAATGGAATGGTTAACCCTACTGACTTCATTGAAGCCCAAGGAAACCCCACTGACTTCATTCAAGCCCAAGGAAACCTCACTGCCATTTTTACGGGATAGAGATTTGCCCGACGATCGTGTAAAAGATAAGGATTACTCTTTGGTTTTCGTCCCCGAAGAATCTTGGGCCAAACTCGTTTAG